The proteins below come from a single Streptomyces sp. MRC013 genomic window:
- a CDS encoding CU044_2847 family protein produces the protein MSRLITFEVGDGGDGTAVFEVDDGLVPVGPEGFPGESVADRARVSLQEALDQLGPALAQVFGVLRRLGPQEAVVDFGLKVGGEGGIVVAKGTTEVNFAVRLVWRRDRAPSADVDGETEVDAGGEADAAAGTGGE, from the coding sequence GTGAGTCGGCTGATCACTTTCGAGGTGGGCGACGGCGGTGACGGCACGGCCGTCTTCGAGGTGGACGACGGCCTGGTTCCGGTGGGCCCGGAGGGCTTCCCCGGCGAATCGGTCGCGGACCGGGCCCGGGTGTCGCTCCAGGAGGCCCTCGACCAGCTGGGCCCCGCCCTGGCGCAGGTCTTCGGCGTGCTCCGCCGCCTGGGGCCCCAGGAGGCGGTGGTGGACTTCGGCCTCAAGGTGGGCGGCGAGGGCGGCATCGTCGTGGCGAAGGGCACGACGGAGGTGAACTTCGCCGTCCGTCTCGTGTGGAGACGGGACCGCGCCCCCTCCGCGGACGTGGACGGGGAGACGGAGGTGGACGCGGGCGGGGAGGCGGACGCGGCGGCGGGCACGGGCGGGGAGTGA
- a CDS encoding CAP domain-containing protein, translating to MGTPVAARPARRPRPRPDRPRPAGPAHRGRPPETPSAPPAARRGGAGPHRARPSRPGGAAADHARRVLDLVNAERAKAGCPALHADARLQRAAQGHADDMAARGYYAHDTPEGRSAGDRIGAAGYRWRTWAENIHRGPRDPDTAVRDWMKSPGHRANILDCAFRDIGVGVTLRSNGPWWVQNFGVAA from the coding sequence ATCGGCACCCCCGTCGCCGCACGCCCCGCCCGCCGTCCCCGCCCCCGCCCGGACCGCCCCCGCCCCGCCGGACCGGCACACCGCGGCCGGCCCCCCGAAACCCCCTCCGCCCCGCCCGCCGCGCGCCGGGGCGGTGCGGGCCCCCACCGGGCCCGCCCCTCCCGGCCCGGCGGGGCGGCCGCCGATCACGCGCGCCGCGTCCTCGACCTCGTCAACGCCGAACGCGCGAAGGCCGGATGCCCCGCGCTCCACGCCGACGCCCGCCTCCAGAGGGCCGCCCAGGGCCACGCCGACGACATGGCCGCCCGCGGCTACTACGCGCACGACACCCCCGAGGGGCGCAGCGCGGGCGACCGGATCGGGGCCGCCGGCTACCGCTGGAGGACCTGGGCGGAGAACATCCACCGCGGTCCCCGGGACCCGGACACCGCCGTGCGCGACTGGATGAAGAGCCCCGGTCACCGCGCGAACATCCTCGACTGCGCCTTCCGGGACATCGGCGTGGGCGTGACCCTCCGCTCCAACGGCCCGTGGTGGGTGCAGAACTTCGGCGTCGCCGCCTAG
- a CDS encoding SGNH/GDSL hydrolase family protein, protein MSGDRVTELAARWQADALDPAPDVLSVLVGVNDAWRVVDGESCDIDADDFRAVYDILLTRTLRALPTTRVLLCEPFCLPGGPGADFDEALAAQVQLRQHAVAELAAAHHVELVRLQPVFDEALRRAPAAHWVRDGVHPTPAGHQLLADAWISAVAAGPPGR, encoded by the coding sequence GTGAGCGGCGACAGGGTCACCGAACTGGCCGCCCGCTGGCAGGCGGACGCGCTCGACCCGGCCCCCGACGTCCTGTCGGTCCTGGTCGGCGTCAACGACGCGTGGCGCGTGGTGGACGGCGAGTCCTGCGACATCGACGCGGACGACTTCCGCGCGGTCTACGACATCCTGCTCACCCGCACCCTCCGGGCGCTCCCCACGACGCGGGTCCTGCTGTGCGAGCCGTTCTGCCTCCCCGGCGGCCCGGGCGCGGACTTCGACGAGGCGCTCGCCGCCCAGGTGCAGTTACGGCAGCACGCGGTCGCCGAACTCGCCGCCGCCCACCACGTGGAACTCGTCAGACTCCAGCCCGTGTTCGACGAGGCACTGCGCCGTGCTCCGGCGGCCCACTGGGTCCGCGACGGCGTGCACCCGACTCCGGCGGGCCACCAGCTGCTCGCCGACGCGTGGATCAGCGCCGTTGCAGCCGGGCCGCCCGGGCGCTGA
- a CDS encoding 2-dehydropantoate 2-reductase encodes MPLRIAVFGAGSIGCHLGGFLAAGCEVTLVGRPSAMEAVRERGLRLTGGGRPDLRVAPALLRASSEARDVSGADYVLVTVKSGAAREAAEAVGPYLGADTVVVGFQNGLRGPETLRSALPAGTAVLTGVVGYNVVRTGPAAFHQGTTGALMIDDAPDAGPLAAALRRAGLEVEPHGDMRCVQYAKLLMNLNNAVNALSGLPLRDQLGARAYRRCLALCQEEALAAYRAEGVAPARLGPVPASVTPWLLRLPDGVFRRVAAASLRVDAHARSSMWEDLERGRPTEIDTLQGEVVALAARHGLRAPVNARLVELVREAEAAVAGRSRRWSGTDLYAELSAAARRG; translated from the coding sequence ATGCCACTGAGGATCGCCGTGTTCGGCGCGGGGAGTATCGGCTGCCACCTGGGCGGATTCCTCGCCGCCGGTTGCGAGGTGACGCTCGTCGGCCGCCCCTCCGCGATGGAGGCCGTACGGGAACGGGGGCTGCGGCTGACGGGCGGGGGCCGTCCGGACCTGCGGGTGGCCCCGGCGCTGCTGCGGGCGTCGAGCGAGGCGCGGGACGTGTCGGGCGCCGACTACGTGCTGGTCACGGTCAAGTCGGGAGCGGCGCGCGAGGCCGCCGAGGCGGTCGGCCCGTACCTGGGCGCGGACACCGTGGTGGTGGGTTTCCAGAACGGGCTGCGGGGCCCGGAGACGCTGCGGTCCGCCCTGCCGGCGGGCACGGCGGTGCTGACGGGCGTGGTCGGGTACAACGTGGTGCGCACCGGTCCCGCGGCCTTCCACCAGGGCACGACCGGTGCGCTGATGATCGACGACGCGCCCGACGCGGGGCCGCTGGCGGCGGCGCTGCGGCGGGCCGGGCTGGAGGTCGAGCCGCACGGTGACATGCGGTGCGTCCAGTACGCGAAGCTGCTGATGAACCTGAACAACGCGGTCAACGCCCTGTCGGGGCTGCCGCTGCGCGACCAGCTGGGGGCGCGGGCCTACCGGCGGTGCCTGGCGCTGTGCCAGGAGGAGGCGCTGGCGGCGTACCGGGCGGAGGGCGTGGCCCCGGCGCGGCTGGGGCCCGTACCGGCGTCGGTGACGCCCTGGCTGCTGCGCCTGCCGGACGGGGTGTTCCGGCGGGTGGCGGCGGCGTCGCTGCGGGTGGACGCGCACGCCCGGTCGTCGATGTGGGAGGACCTGGAGCGGGGCCGGCCCACGGAGATCGACACGCTGCAGGGGGAGGTCGTGGCGCTGGCCGCCCGGCACGGTCTGCGCGCCCCGGTGAACGCGCGGCTGGTCGAGTTGGTGCGGGAGGCGGAGGCGGCCGTTGCGGGGCGGTCCCGCCGCTGGTCGGGGACGGATCTGTACGCGGAGTTGAGCGCCGCGGCACGACGCGGGTAG
- a CDS encoding peptidoglycan recognition protein — MRLPQTRGARAATSLTVLGVLVTANLVLGPSSGPRGHGAVDPGGAASQRAARHQGPRPVIVTRAAWGAQTVSTAPAARYAPTVRAAVVHHTSTPNGYDCASVPATLRDLYAGHAHGRDWDDIGYNFLVDACGTIYEGRAGGVDRAVVGAHTKGFNEGTVGIAAIGTFSQGVRVPEPMIDAIARLVAWKLDPSGADPRGTVTLVSTSGESRFPEGTAAVLPVVGGHTDGYATRCPGAALYARLPDISARAARLQRR, encoded by the coding sequence ATGCGTCTGCCGCAGACCCGCGGGGCCCGCGCCGCCACGTCGCTGACCGTCCTCGGGGTGCTCGTGACGGCGAACCTCGTCCTCGGACCCTCGTCGGGCCCTCGGGGGCACGGCGCCGTCGACCCCGGAGGCGCCGCCTCGCAGCGCGCGGCCCGTCACCAGGGCCCGCGGCCGGTGATCGTGACCCGCGCCGCGTGGGGCGCCCAGACCGTTTCGACGGCGCCCGCCGCCCGGTACGCGCCGACGGTGCGGGCCGCCGTCGTCCACCACACGAGCACCCCGAACGGGTACGACTGCGCGAGCGTCCCCGCGACGCTGCGCGACCTGTACGCGGGGCACGCCCACGGTCGGGACTGGGACGACATCGGCTACAACTTCCTCGTCGACGCCTGCGGCACCATCTACGAGGGCCGGGCCGGCGGCGTCGACCGGGCCGTGGTCGGCGCCCACACCAAGGGGTTCAACGAGGGGACCGTCGGCATCGCGGCGATCGGCACGTTCTCGCAGGGCGTCCGGGTGCCCGAGCCGATGATCGACGCGATCGCGCGGCTGGTCGCCTGGAAACTGGACCCCTCCGGGGCCGATCCCCGCGGTACGGTCACCCTCGTCTCGACGAGTGGCGAATCGCGCTTCCCGGAGGGCACGGCGGCCGTGCTGCCCGTCGTCGGGGGCCACACGGACGGCTACGCGACCCGCTGCCCGGGCGCCGCCCTGTACGCGAGGCTGCCCGACATCAGCGCCCGGGCGGCCCGGCTGCAACGGCGCTGA
- a CDS encoding WGR domain-containing protein produces the protein MSAVSAETTYLELSQDGGGAHKFYEVAVDGQVVTVRYGRIGAAGQTQTSAFPTAEKARAAAARKVGEKVRKGYAPAVPGQRAPRSVTRRQVASAPSTARAVAPVLWRFRTGSSAFGVHVDDDRCWVGNQAGDVYTLDHDGAVLARFSLPDGVKCLVADDFWIYAGCDDGRVYDLSSKLPFAAYDIAADVDIFWLDIHEGVLNVSDRAGRLTVIDHEDEHQWVRRGRGEHAWMVRADDRAVYHGHHRGVTAYAPDGGGEVWHTETRGGVLFGWQEDTAVYAGTAHRVVQRLSKDDGRIEATYACDGAVYSCATSPGGRFVFAGDAASSVYCFDRDGTRLWKLGTGGGSALSMQYRDERLYLVTTDGSLVCVDAGEAAIGAAQRGTVPVARDVKLAAALPTYAPVTAPASVAAVADAPAGSVVVECVQDGGRLRVHVVSEGYEPSWNVQFPRAIREPGARYAVDALHAAAGGFYRVRGDIRRLL, from the coding sequence ATGTCCGCTGTGTCCGCGGAGACGACGTACCTGGAGCTGTCGCAGGACGGCGGTGGTGCGCACAAGTTCTACGAGGTGGCCGTCGACGGCCAGGTGGTGACGGTGAGGTACGGAAGGATCGGGGCCGCCGGCCAGACCCAGACGTCCGCCTTCCCCACGGCGGAGAAGGCGCGCGCCGCCGCGGCGAGGAAGGTCGGCGAGAAGGTCCGCAAGGGGTACGCGCCGGCCGTCCCGGGGCAGCGGGCCCCGCGCTCGGTGACCCGCCGCCAGGTCGCGTCGGCCCCGTCGACGGCCCGCGCGGTCGCACCGGTGCTGTGGCGGTTCCGGACGGGATCGTCGGCGTTCGGCGTCCACGTCGACGACGACCGCTGCTGGGTCGGCAACCAGGCGGGCGACGTCTACACCCTGGACCACGACGGCGCCGTCCTCGCCCGCTTCAGCCTGCCCGACGGCGTGAAGTGCCTGGTCGCGGACGACTTCTGGATCTACGCCGGCTGCGACGACGGCCGCGTGTACGACCTGTCGTCGAAGCTCCCGTTCGCGGCGTACGACATCGCCGCCGACGTGGACATCTTCTGGCTCGACATCCACGAGGGCGTGCTGAACGTGTCGGACCGCGCCGGCCGGCTCACTGTCATCGACCACGAGGACGAGCACCAGTGGGTCCGCCGCGGACGGGGCGAGCACGCCTGGATGGTCCGCGCCGACGACCGGGCCGTCTACCACGGCCACCACCGGGGCGTGACGGCGTACGCGCCCGACGGCGGCGGCGAGGTGTGGCACACGGAGACCCGCGGCGGCGTCCTCTTCGGCTGGCAGGAGGACACGGCGGTGTACGCGGGGACCGCGCACCGCGTCGTGCAGCGGCTGTCGAAGGACGACGGCCGGATCGAGGCGACCTACGCCTGCGACGGCGCCGTCTACTCCTGCGCCACGTCGCCCGGCGGGCGGTTCGTCTTCGCCGGTGACGCGGCGTCCTCCGTGTATTGCTTCGACCGGGACGGCACGCGCCTGTGGAAGCTCGGCACGGGCGGCGGTTCGGCCCTGTCCATGCAGTACCGGGACGAGCGGCTCTACCTGGTCACCACGGACGGTTCACTGGTCTGCGTGGACGCGGGGGAGGCGGCGATCGGGGCCGCCCAGCGCGGCACGGTCCCGGTGGCGCGGGACGTGAAGCTCGCCGCCGCCCTGCCGACGTACGCCCCGGTGACGGCCCCGGCCTCGGTGGCCGCGGTGGCGGACGCCCCGGCGGGCTCGGTCGTCGTGGAGTGCGTCCAGGACGGCGGCAGGCTCCGGGTGCACGTCGTGTCCGAGGGGTACGAGCCGTCGTGGAACGTCCAGTTCCCGCGCGCGATACGGGAGCCCGGCGCACGGTACGCGGTGGACGCGCTGCACGCCGCGGCGGGCGGCTTCTACCGGGTCCGCGGCGACATCAGGCGGCTGCTGTGA
- a CDS encoding alpha/beta hydrolase, producing the protein MRPRLVFVHGIGGPRDAEADLEEWLRAAAHGARAAGHGDRLSGLTGGWAADVRFAYYGDLFRTPGSQGTGAAAAGPRASRRGEELVAGLLLEAVDERLADPATTPGEARVLHHARTQLAPPGDAQGAGAPGRHVVNALTSLMALPGLRSAGGWLSARLTAGTLGQVARYLNRDEPGEDGAHLDVRIRRRVTACLDADGPTVVVAHSLGTVVALEALHAHRGEVPLLITLGSPIGTRTAVLPRVRPQPPSAPACVGRWLNFWDRDDIVAARPRLEDFVLPNASSVRPVSSRVDSDGAWVHPAAKYLAQAAVAGPLVEALAAAGS; encoded by the coding sequence GTGAGACCTCGTCTGGTGTTCGTCCACGGCATCGGAGGTCCCCGGGACGCCGAGGCGGATCTGGAGGAGTGGTTACGCGCGGCGGCGCACGGCGCCCGCGCGGCCGGCCACGGCGACAGGCTGTCCGGGCTGACCGGGGGCTGGGCCGCCGACGTCCGCTTCGCCTACTACGGCGACCTGTTCCGCACGCCCGGCTCGCAGGGGACGGGGGCCGCAGCGGCGGGGCCGCGGGCGTCCCGTCGGGGCGAGGAGCTGGTCGCCGGGTTGCTGCTGGAGGCCGTCGACGAACGGCTGGCGGACCCGGCGACGACCCCCGGGGAGGCCCGGGTGCTGCACCACGCCCGGACGCAGCTGGCCCCGCCCGGTGACGCGCAGGGGGCGGGTGCGCCCGGCCGGCACGTCGTGAACGCGCTGACGAGCCTGATGGCGCTGCCCGGCCTGCGGTCCGCGGGCGGTTGGCTCAGCGCCCGGCTCACGGCGGGCACGCTCGGTCAGGTGGCCCGCTACCTCAACCGCGACGAGCCCGGGGAGGACGGGGCGCACCTGGACGTCCGGATCCGCCGGAGGGTGACCGCCTGCCTGGACGCCGACGGGCCGACGGTGGTGGTCGCGCACTCGCTGGGCACGGTGGTCGCCCTGGAGGCCCTGCACGCGCACCGGGGCGAGGTGCCGCTGCTGATCACCCTGGGGTCGCCGATCGGGACGCGGACGGCGGTGCTGCCCCGTGTGCGTCCGCAACCGCCGAGCGCTCCGGCGTGCGTGGGCCGGTGGCTCAACTTCTGGGACCGCGACGACATCGTGGCCGCTCGTCCCCGGCTGGAGGACTTCGTCCTGCCGAACGCCTCCTCGGTCCGCCCCGTGAGCAGCCGGGTCGACTCGGACGGCGCCTGGGTGCACCCGGCGGCCAAGTACCTGGCGCAGGCCGCCGTGGCGGGTCCGCTCGTCGAGGCCCTGGCCGCCGCGGGGTCATGA
- a CDS encoding SAV_2336 N-terminal domain-related protein, which yields MPDALGRVLSALRAAVPHLDPAEDGGAGPGGLDGTALAEALWLAAAMARDRPAPPAPAPPPSAAPGGDAPAPRGADPERPPRRPPERPHAPASSDAAAPPADARGLHERLPGAGTRLRGHAVAAPRATGLPRALEVTRALRPWKRPWPEGRRAALDIEATVEGYARSGELLPVFSAAPERWFDLTLVVDRSPNMRVWEETLDDFTAVLDRLGAFRTLRVRDLLFDGAGRPQAPGQLRQADGRRLVVVVSDCVSAPWRTSPVWRLLREWAATTPTALLNPLPAKLWRRGGLDLPTVRFTPAAPGAHRSRLPHAAPSLLGLPEPAGAPRGGTPAGGDADRREAGAWLPVPVLSLSPHSLDRWSRAAMRGAPEGCTAVLVPPGGRPPGRPRRRAVPLPPGTAAEGFLRTAAPRAVRLAVLCAPFDRLSLRLLHVIRRELVPDATTADVAEAVTSGLFELEQPSGGSGPLELLLPEEVRAVLRRRLPAHEAWRVHQALDRHVASLGDGRPGLRSVAYDASAPRELPAEQEAFARASRQTLELLGLAVPGERVPASGGDGEGRGPGASGVFPPPPERFVRREHAADSLLARLVDPAAGTVWVTAAGDGPGAGRTALALHVAHRFPGERHFVDMRGSGDHPVPPEAALHRLLSSLGASGGEEARGTEELAAALAEAVGGRRVLLVLDDVPEPARMERLLPSAPGCAVLATTRGDVPQGYRLASLSDHGAVELLAAWAGLREHGEHAALRELTAGRVRQPLTLRIVGSWIASGSAPSLPELSRLAHEVGPGAVRPFPEEDPAAVLLHLRLRALPDREREALRRFAFVPTGELTRTEAWALLGDDRAARAVLGRLAAAGLLDRRGAGVYRMPEEVRREVGREGGYEVAAEPYLRRLVSHHLTRAAALYEEDHPGSALAENLRVRAAGAADDPASRHVWLDNALVLAATAGVLPPERLADLLLLLHARGASAAHRSRFERAARAVIRVASGRSEGAVLRRSVAALALARYAAGAVADAAAALEGVAEEEWERDGALRGPVKRLAGQLAAARGAPAEAEGFLRRALDAFRADGDRFGTAAACLDLASVLVRLGRADEVLPIVREALGCYADSVPHPLMRGALLALEDALAEAGRHRELLAVRRALLAQCETEGGDACAEARLLIRIARTLIALGEHAEARGSR from the coding sequence GTGCCTGACGCGCTGGGCCGGGTCCTGTCCGCACTGCGCGCGGCCGTCCCGCACCTCGACCCGGCCGAGGACGGCGGCGCGGGGCCCGGCGGGCTCGACGGTACGGCGCTGGCGGAGGCCCTCTGGCTGGCGGCCGCGATGGCGCGCGACCGCCCGGCGCCGCCCGCGCCCGCTCCGCCGCCGTCCGCGGCCCCGGGGGGCGACGCGCCCGCGCCGAGGGGGGCGGATCCGGAGCGGCCGCCGCGAAGACCGCCGGAGCGGCCGCACGCGCCGGCGTCCTCCGACGCGGCGGCGCCCCCCGCCGACGCGCGCGGGCTGCACGAGCGGCTGCCCGGGGCGGGTACGCGGTTGCGCGGCCACGCCGTGGCGGCGCCCCGCGCCACGGGACTGCCCCGCGCGCTGGAGGTGACGCGGGCGCTGCGGCCGTGGAAACGCCCCTGGCCGGAGGGGCGGCGCGCGGCACTGGACATCGAGGCGACCGTGGAGGGCTACGCCCGCAGCGGTGAGCTGCTTCCCGTGTTCTCCGCCGCTCCCGAGCGGTGGTTCGACCTGACGCTGGTCGTCGACCGCTCCCCCAACATGCGGGTGTGGGAGGAGACCCTCGACGACTTCACCGCCGTCCTCGACCGGCTGGGTGCCTTCCGCACGCTCCGGGTGAGGGACCTGCTGTTCGACGGGGCCGGTCGCCCGCAGGCGCCGGGCCAGCTGCGCCAGGCGGACGGGCGGCGGCTGGTCGTCGTCGTGTCCGACTGCGTGTCCGCACCGTGGCGCACGTCGCCCGTGTGGCGGCTGCTGCGGGAGTGGGCGGCCACGACGCCCACGGCACTGCTGAACCCGCTCCCGGCGAAGCTGTGGCGGCGCGGCGGGCTGGACCTCCCCACGGTCCGGTTCACGCCCGCCGCACCCGGCGCCCACCGCAGCCGCCTCCCCCACGCGGCCCCCTCGCTGCTCGGCCTCCCCGAGCCGGCGGGCGCCCCGCGCGGCGGCACGCCCGCCGGCGGGGACGCCGACCGGCGCGAGGCGGGGGCGTGGCTGCCGGTCCCGGTGCTGTCGCTGTCGCCGCACTCGCTGGACCGCTGGTCGCGGGCCGCGATGCGCGGCGCTCCCGAGGGCTGCACGGCCGTCCTCGTCCCGCCGGGCGGGCGGCCTCCGGGCCGGCCCCGGAGGCGCGCCGTACCGCTGCCTCCCGGCACGGCCGCGGAGGGCTTCCTCCGCACGGCCGCCCCCCGGGCGGTGCGGCTCGCGGTGCTGTGCGCGCCGTTCGACCGGCTCAGCCTGCGGCTGCTGCACGTGATCCGGCGGGAGCTGGTGCCCGACGCGACGACCGCCGACGTGGCGGAGGCCGTGACGAGCGGGCTGTTCGAGCTGGAGCAGCCCTCCGGCGGTTCCGGTCCGCTGGAGCTGCTCCTGCCCGAGGAGGTCCGGGCGGTCCTGCGGAGACGGCTCCCGGCGCACGAGGCGTGGCGGGTCCACCAGGCCCTCGACCGGCACGTGGCGTCCCTCGGCGACGGCCGGCCGGGGCTGCGTTCGGTGGCGTACGACGCGTCCGCACCCCGTGAGCTGCCCGCCGAGCAGGAGGCGTTCGCCCGGGCGTCCCGGCAGACGCTGGAACTGCTGGGGCTGGCGGTGCCCGGGGAGAGGGTGCCCGCGTCCGGCGGGGACGGGGAGGGGCGCGGGCCCGGCGCGTCCGGCGTGTTCCCGCCCCCGCCCGAGAGGTTCGTCCGACGAGAGCACGCCGCCGACTCCCTCCTCGCCCGGCTCGTGGACCCGGCCGCCGGGACCGTGTGGGTGACCGCGGCCGGGGACGGCCCCGGCGCGGGCAGGACGGCACTGGCGCTGCACGTGGCCCACCGCTTCCCCGGCGAACGGCACTTCGTGGACATGCGTGGTTCGGGCGACCACCCCGTGCCGCCCGAGGCGGCGCTGCACCGTCTGCTGTCCTCCCTGGGGGCGTCCGGCGGTGAGGAGGCGCGGGGCACCGAGGAGCTGGCAGCCGCGTTGGCGGAGGCGGTCGGTGGGCGGCGTGTGCTGCTCGTCCTCGACGACGTGCCCGAGCCCGCGCGGATGGAGCGGCTGCTGCCGTCCGCACCCGGCTGCGCCGTGCTCGCCACGACCCGGGGGGACGTGCCGCAGGGGTACCGGTTGGCGTCCCTGTCCGACCACGGGGCCGTGGAGCTCCTCGCCGCCTGGGCCGGCCTGCGGGAGCACGGGGAGCACGCCGCCCTGCGGGAGCTGACGGCCGGCCGCGTGCGGCAGCCGCTCACCCTCCGGATCGTCGGCTCCTGGATCGCCTCGGGTTCCGCGCCGTCCCTGCCCGAGCTGTCCCGGCTGGCCCACGAGGTCGGGCCCGGTGCGGTGCGTCCGTTCCCGGAGGAGGACCCGGCCGCCGTCCTCCTCCACCTGCGCCTGCGGGCCCTGCCGGACCGGGAGCGGGAGGCGCTGCGCCGCTTCGCGTTCGTACCGACCGGGGAACTGACCCGCACCGAGGCCTGGGCCCTCCTGGGGGACGACCGGGCCGCCCGCGCGGTACTCGGCCGGCTGGCCGCGGCGGGCCTGCTGGACCGGCGGGGCGCCGGGGTGTACCGCATGCCGGAGGAGGTGCGCCGCGAAGTGGGCCGGGAGGGCGGGTACGAGGTGGCGGCGGAGCCGTACCTCCGGCGGCTCGTCAGCCACCACCTCACCCGCGCCGCCGCGCTGTACGAGGAGGACCACCCCGGCTCCGCCCTCGCGGAGAACCTGCGGGTGCGGGCCGCCGGCGCCGCCGACGACCCCGCCTCGCGGCACGTCTGGCTCGACAACGCCCTGGTGCTGGCCGCCACGGCCGGCGTCCTGCCGCCGGAGCGCCTGGCGGACCTGTTGCTGCTCCTCCACGCCCGCGGCGCCTCGGCCGCCCACCGGTCGCGGTTCGAGCGCGCCGCGAGGGCCGTGATCCGGGTGGCCTCCGGGCGGTCCGAGGGGGCGGTGCTCCGCCGGTCCGTGGCGGCCCTGGCCCTGGCGCGGTACGCCGCCGGGGCGGTCGCCGACGCCGCGGCGGCGCTGGAGGGGGTGGCAGAGGAGGAGTGGGAGCGGGACGGCGCCCTGCGCGGACCGGTGAAACGGCTGGCCGGGCAGCTCGCCGCGGCGAGGGGTGCCCCGGCCGAGGCCGAGGGGTTCCTGCGGCGGGCGCTCGACGCCTTCCGCGCCGACGGCGACCGCTTCGGCACGGCGGCGGCCTGCCTGGACCTGGCGTCGGTCCTCGTCCGCCTCGGCCGGGCCGACGAGGTGCTCCCGATCGTGCGGGAGGCGCTCGGCTGCTACGCCGACTCGGTCCCCCACCCCCTGATGCGCGGTGCCCTCCTGGCGCTGGAGGACGCGCTCGCGGAGGCCGGTCGGCACCGCGAGTTGCTCGCCGTGCGCAGGGCGCTCCTCGCCCAGTGCGAGACGGAGGGCGGGGACGCCTGCGCCGAAGCCCGGCTCCTGATCCGCATCGCGCGGACCCTGATCGCACTCGGCGAGCACGCCGAGGCCCGGGGGTCGCGCTGA
- a CDS encoding CAP domain-containing protein, whose product MPAAAGGALVGGALLAALWPAAPDAPVPIEKDRAPRGAAAPASPAGASGASRTPSPAASPAPTAPGGPAASAAPVPEASPSVRRTIGPSTAQRLTGLVNARRAEAGCAPLRLDPRLTAAARSHARDMVARRYFAHADPEGRQADARMSDAGYDAAAWAENLHLGPRDAAAVVADWMDGSYHERNMLGCRYRDTGVAAVPGPEGTVWVQILAGPA is encoded by the coding sequence GTGCCCGCGGCGGCCGGGGGCGCGCTGGTCGGCGGCGCACTGCTGGCCGCGCTGTGGCCGGCGGCGCCCGACGCCCCCGTACCCATCGAGAAGGACCGGGCCCCGAGGGGGGCCGCCGCGCCGGCGTCCCCGGCCGGGGCGTCCGGCGCGTCCCGTACGCCCTCCCCCGCCGCCTCCCCCGCGCCGACCGCTCCCGGCGGCCCGGCGGCCTCCGCGGCGCCGGTGCCGGAGGCGTCTCCGAGCGTCAGGCGCACGATCGGGCCGAGCACGGCGCAGCGGCTGACCGGCCTGGTCAACGCCCGGCGCGCAGAGGCCGGTTGCGCCCCGCTGCGCCTGGACCCCCGGCTGACGGCGGCGGCCCGGTCCCATGCGCGCGACATGGTGGCGCGGCGCTACTTCGCCCACGCCGACCCGGAAGGCCGGCAGGCGGACGCGCGGATGTCCGACGCCGGGTACGACGCGGCCGCGTGGGCCGAGAACCTGCATCTGGGCCCCCGGGACGCGGCGGCGGTCGTCGCCGACTGGATGGACGGTTCGTACCACGAGCGGAACATGCTCGGCTGCCGCTACCGGGACACCGGTGTGGCGGCGGTGCCGGGACCGGAGGGCACCGTGTGGGTGCAGATCCTGGCCGGCCCGGCGTGA